One part of the Acetoanaerobium sticklandii genome encodes these proteins:
- a CDS encoding rhodanese-like domain-containing protein, whose product MKKRIVALMFASVISLSILGGCASQTTPETTEPAPATEEAAQTETAPVEETEKQYITPEQVKDGMSSTEDYVLLDLRKVADYEAGHINGAVSSDLDSTIANNDDETSISNIKTALTDATGSEDGADKKLVLLCYSGKKYAEAGHRLLNEIGVDNSRVFILEGGYKAWTAAGEEYENLIVTQ is encoded by the coding sequence ATGAAAAAAAGAATAGTAGCTTTAATGTTTGCATCAGTTATTTCTTTATCTATTTTAGGAGGATGTGCTAGTCAAACAACACCAGAGACTACAGAGCCAGCTCCTGCTACAGAAGAAGCAGCTCAGACAGAAACAGCCCCAGTAGAAGAAACTGAAAAACAATATATTACTCCTGAGCAAGTTAAAGATGGAATGTCTTCAACTGAAGATTATGTTTTGCTTGATCTTAGGAAAGTAGCAGATTATGAAGCAGGCCATATCAATGGAGCTGTAAGCTCGGATTTAGATTCTACTATTGCTAACAATGATGATGAAACATCGATTAGTAATATTAAAACTGCACTTACAGATGCGACAGGGTCAGAAGATGGAGCAGACAAAAAACTTGTATTACTTTGCTATTCAGGTAAAAAATACGCTGAAGCAGGACACCGTTTGTTAAATGAGATAGGCGTTGACAATTCAAGAGTATTCATACTTGAAGGTGGATATAAAGCTTGGACAGCAGCAGGAGAAGAATACGAAAATTTAATAGTAACTCAGTAA
- a CDS encoding DNA-deoxyinosine glycosylase, which yields MRASHEFSPVFDENSEILILGSFPSVKSRQESFFYANPQNRFWKLMAQLLNESTPKDTQDKIAMLKKHKIALWDVIESCDIVGSSDSSISNVVPVDISQILSRANIIKVYANGGKAFELYNKYLYPKTQLEITKLPSTSPANAGYSFDKLLSEWKKILE from the coding sequence ATGAGAGCAAGCCACGAATTTTCTCCTGTATTTGATGAAAACTCAGAAATTTTGATTTTAGGAAGTTTTCCATCAGTTAAATCAAGACAAGAAAGCTTTTTTTACGCAAATCCTCAAAATAGATTTTGGAAGCTGATGGCACAGTTGCTAAATGAATCTACTCCAAAGGATACTCAGGATAAAATTGCCATGCTAAAAAAACACAAAATTGCTTTATGGGATGTTATTGAATCCTGTGATATTGTTGGTTCAAGTGATAGCTCAATTTCAAATGTAGTTCCAGTAGATATATCACAGATACTTAGCAGGGCAAACATTATAAAGGTATATGCCAATGGTGGGAAGGCTTTTGAGCTTTATAATAAATATCTTTATCCTAAAACACAGCTAGAAATAACTAAGCTTCCTTCAACTAGCCCAGCAAATGCTGGATATTCCTTCGATAAGCTTTTATCAGAGTGGAAGAAAATCTTAGAATAA
- a CDS encoding pyridoxal-phosphate dependent enzyme, producing MHLSGQTPLFRAKNLEKYLGIESIYLKLEGANPTGHKNDRIAEALCKYAKTKGYEKLLIHGSERYYKSIIYFADYLELECYGQVIKSDLNISKKKQFQNINWIDIKIKKNEDEVTQIENYAKENGMFLLSEWEKKPFIRSLAIQSIMEEISQKLKSPTSVWSQAKGGYTVMSLYHQIMRSWIDEDIDTMPELHCGVSKIVVDKMSDMPQNQPKFKEILEGMQSIMANTETIIHSIEEEKLTEAVKLIKKLENVTISKNEAYSLAAFLDSEHKEGTHVILLNDGRSDIEIKEISKLPDIDMDEIVKSTRELLQPYHDSYEETIDAVKKAVKLGYIFTAKRNNKIEGICIIVHMGFEDFIPTYHLAYIGVKSGNAGRGVATSLINAAVDKTGGKMSLHVDIPNKRAKKLYEKMGFVHCYDRMLYKG from the coding sequence ATGCATTTAAGCGGACAGACACCGTTATTTAGAGCTAAGAATTTAGAGAAGTATTTGGGGATAGAAAGTATTTATCTTAAACTAGAAGGAGCCAATCCAACAGGACATAAGAATGACAGAATAGCAGAGGCGCTTTGCAAGTATGCTAAAACAAAGGGTTATGAAAAATTGTTAATACACGGCTCAGAGAGATACTACAAATCTATAATATATTTTGCTGACTACTTAGAACTAGAGTGTTATGGCCAGGTTATAAAATCAGATTTAAATATCAGTAAGAAAAAGCAATTCCAAAATATAAACTGGATTGATATAAAAATCAAAAAAAATGAAGATGAGGTAACTCAGATTGAAAATTATGCTAAGGAAAATGGAATGTTCTTACTTAGCGAGTGGGAGAAAAAACCATTTATTAGAAGCCTTGCTATCCAAAGTATAATGGAGGAAATATCTCAAAAATTAAAAAGTCCTACATCAGTATGGTCTCAGGCAAAAGGTGGATACACTGTCATGAGTCTATATCATCAGATAATGAGAAGCTGGATAGACGAAGATATTGATACAATGCCAGAGCTTCACTGTGGGGTGAGCAAGATTGTAGTTGATAAAATGTCAGATATGCCTCAAAATCAACCTAAATTTAAAGAAATATTAGAAGGCATGCAAAGTATAATGGCAAATACTGAAACTATAATCCACAGTATAGAAGAAGAAAAACTTACTGAAGCTGTTAAGCTAATCAAAAAATTAGAAAACGTTACGATATCAAAAAATGAAGCATATTCATTAGCAGCCTTTTTAGATAGTGAGCATAAAGAAGGCACACATGTAATCCTATTGAATGATGGAAGAAGTGATATAGAAATAAAAGAAATATCAAAGCTACCAGATATTGATATGGATGAGATTGTAAAATCCACTAGAGAACTTCTTCAGCCCTATCATGATAGCTACGAAGAAACCATTGATGCAGTCAAAAAAGCTGTAAAATTAGGCTATATATTTACTGCAAAAAGAAATAATAAGATTGAGGGAATATGTATAATAGTGCACATGGGATTTGAAGATTTTATCCCGACTTATCACCTTGCTTATATTGGAGTAAAAAGCGGTAATGCTGGCAGAGGTGTTGCTACCTCTCTCATAAATGCAGCTGTAGATAAAACTGGTGGGAAAATGTCTCTTCATGTTGACATACCAAACAAAAGAGCAAAAAAACTATATGAAAAAATGGGATTTGTTCATTGCTACGATAGAATGCTATATAAAGGTTAA